A DNA window from Vigna unguiculata cultivar IT97K-499-35 chromosome 10, ASM411807v1, whole genome shotgun sequence contains the following coding sequences:
- the LOC114167226 gene encoding transcription factor bHLH140, which translates to MDMMDVDETSAPREGKPVLVILVGAPGSGKSTFGEDVMRSSTRHWVRVCQDTIGNGKAGTKAQCLSSATSALKEGKSVFIDRCNLVREQRSEFIQLGGGLQIDVHAVVLDLPAKLCISRSVKRTGHEGNLQGGRAAAVVNRMLQHKELPKLSEGFNRITFCQNENDVKNAINTYSSLGPLDSLPHGCFGQKNTDSKIQVGIMKFLKKAEVPLAAASTTSGTEDPTSQTPRNNSYFKNKETLSSISDNANLETKEVEGQEVGSADSHANQVCPDDIPTLAFPSISTSDFQFNLEKAADIIVEKVAEFSNKFRNARLVLVDLSHKSKILSLVKARIAEKNMDTQKFFTHVGDITHLYSRGGLRCNAIANAANWRLKPGGGGVNAAIFNAAGPELESATKDKVKSLSPGNAAVVPLSSSSPLFTREGVTHVIHVLGPNMNPQRPNYLNNDYNKGCKILEDAYTSLFDGFASIVRNQPGIPVGKSEKVERKSLELPVQSDCSARKYFTSTEQKSKRSDDHGSEKSKKCKGTLDGLGLAFTDSKDEKVDSEQRRTERSRSKAWGSWAQALHQIAMHPEKHKGDLLEISDDVVVLNDIYPKAQKHVLVLARTGGLDCLADVQKEQLQLLKKMHDVGVKWAEKFLTENASLVFRLGYHSVPSMRQLHLHVISQDFESTQLKNKKHWNSFNTAFFRDSVDVMDEVSSDGKATLKDDDKLLSMELRCHRCRSAHPNIPRLKSHISSCQSPFPAYLLQNGRLVHAPGEPRNSVQ; encoded by the exons ATGGACATGATGGACGTGGATGAAACTTCTGCACCCAGAG AGGGCAAGCCCGTTTTGGTGATCCTGGTGGGAGCACCTGGGAGTGGCAAATCCACCTTCGGCGAAGATGTAATGCGTTCCTCTACTCGACACTGGGTCCGCGTTTGCCAG gACACTATTGGAAATGGCAAAGCAGGAACTAAAGCTCAGTGCCTAAGCAGTGCAACTAGTGCATTGAAGGAAGGGAAGAGTGTATTTATTGACAGGTGCAATCTTGTCAGAGAACAGCGGTCAGAATTTATACAGCTTGGTGGTGGACTCCAAATAGATGTCCATGCAGTTGTACTTGATCTTCCTGCTAAGCTCTGTATTTCTCGATCAGTCAAACGAACTGGGCATGAAGGAAATTTGCAGGGTGGAAGAGCTGCTGCGGTTGTGAATAGAATGCTTCAACATAAAGAGCTTCCCAAATTAAGTGAAGGCTTTAACCGGATAACATTTTGTCAGAATGAGAATGATGTAAAAAATGCTATTAATACATACAGCTCACTTGGGCCACTGGATAGTCTTCCACATGGTTGCTTTGGCCAGAAGAATACAGATTCCAAAATTCAAGTTGGTATAATGAAGTTCCTAAAAAAAGCAGAGGTCCCACTTGCTGCTGCATCTACAACGAGTGGCACTGAAGACCCTACTTCCCAGACTCCGAGAAATAATTCATACTTCAAAAACAAGGAAACACTTTCCTCAATTTCAGATAATGCCAACTTAGAGACAAAGGAAGTAGAAGGGCAAGAAGTTGGTTCTGCTGATTCCCATGCCAATCAAGTTTGTCCGGATGATATTCCAACTCTGGCATTTCCCTCTATTTCAACATCTGATTTCCAATTCAACCTTGAGAAGGCAGCTGATATTATTGTTGAGAAGGTTGCAGAGTTCTCAAATAAGTTTAGGAATGCCAGACTTGTTCTTGTTGACTTATCTCATAAGTCAAAGATTTTGTCCTTAGTTAAAGCCAGAATCGCAGAAAAAAACATGGACACGCAAAAGTTTTTTACCCATGTTGGGGACATTACTCATCTTTATTCCAGGGGAGGTTTGCGATGCAATGCCATTGCTAATGCTGCCAACTG GAGGTTGAAACCTGGAGGTGGAGGTGTTAATGCAGCAATTTTTAATGCTGCAGGTCCTGAACTGGAGTCTGCAACAAAAGATAAAGTAAAATCTCTATCACCTGGAAATGCTGCTGTTGTCCCTCtgtcttcatcttctcctttgTTCACAAGAGAGGGTGTAACCCATGTAATACATGTTCTTGGACCTAATATGAACCCACAAAGACCAAATTATCtaaataatgattataataaaGGCTGCAAAATTCTCGAAGATGCTTATACTTCACTCTTTGATGGTTTTGCATCTATTGTGAGGAACCAGCCAGGGATACCAGTTGGAAAAAGTGAAAAGGTTGAAAGGAAGTCATTGGAGTTGCCGGTTCAGTCTGATTGTTCTGCcagaaaatattttacaagtACTGAGCAAAAGAGTAAGAGAAGTGATGATCATGGTTCAGAGAAAAGCAAGAAATGCAAGGGAACTCTGGATGGCTTAGGATTGGCCTTTACTGATTCTAAGGATGAAAAGGTAGATTCAGAGCAGAGAAGAACCGAGAGGAGCAGGAGTAAGGCTTGGGGATCATGGGCTCAAGCTCTTCACCAAATAGCTATGCATCCTGAAAAGCATAAGGGTGATTTGCTTGAAATTTCCGATGATGTTGTTGTATTAAATGATATCTATCCAAAG GCACAGAAGCATGTTCTGGTGTTGGCACGAACTGGGGGTCTTGACTGCCTCGCTGATGTCCAAAAGGAGCAACTTCAGTTATTGAAGAAGATGCATGATGTGGGTGTAAAGTGGGCTGAGAAGTTCTTGACCGAGAATGCTTCTCTGGTATTTCGACTTGGATATCACTCG GTACCATCGATGCGACAACTACATTTACATGTTATTAGCCAGGACTTTGAATCAACACAATTAAAGAATAAGAAGCACTGGAACTCGTTTAACACTGCCTTCTTTCGTGACTCGGTTGATGTAATGGATGAAGTCTCTAGTGATGGGAAGGCAACGTTGAAAGATGATGACAAGCTACTCTCTATGGAGTTGAGGTGCCACAGATGTAGAAGTGCCCATCCAAACATACCCCGGTTAAAATCTCATATCAGCAGCTGCCAATCTCCCTTTCCCGCTTACCTACTTCAGAATGGACGTTTAGTGCATGCTCCGGGGGAACCTCGCAACAGTGTCCAGTAG
- the LOC114166171 gene encoding G-type lectin S-receptor-like serine/threonine-protein kinase At4g27290 codes for MKFILFLMSCIVHKLFLPSETVFIAAETSSLTQSQSLSNRETLVSPGGIFELGFFNLGNPKKNYLGIWYKNIPVQNIVWVANSAISIKDSSAILKLNSSGNLVLTQNNTVVWCTSSAEKAQNPVAELLDSGNLVIRDENETKAETYLWQSFDHPSNTLVPGMKLGWDLKRNLNIFLKAWKSDDDPTPGDLYWGVVLHPYPEMYMMKGPKKHWRLGPWNGLRFSGRPLNTIHRYEFVSNQEEVYFRWSLKETNSVTKVVLNQTAQVRQLYVWSEKSWIWSSTMPDDHCDQYGVCGSNTYCTTSASATCGCLKGFKPKSPEKWNSMEWSQGCVLTHPLSCKDKLGDSFFFMDGLKVPDTEYTFVDETIDLKQCRAKCMNNCSCMAYTNLNISGAGSGCVMWFGDLFDIKLYSNPEMGQRLYIRSSPTKSESISNKNPAIIYVTSIAATCGVMLAIYFVYRRKTSDKSKTKEDIERQLRVLDVTLFDLSSIRTATNNFSLNNKIGQGGFGPVYKGKLVDDREIAVKRLSQSSGQGITEFMTEVNVIAKLQHRNLVKLLGCCFQGKEKLLVYEYMVNGSLDTFLFDKTKGELLEWPQRLHIIFGIARGLLYLHQDSQLRIIHRDLKASNVLLDQKLNPKISDFGMAKAFGGDQIEGNTNRVVGTYGYMAPEYAVDGLYSIKSDVFSFGILLLEIICGNKNRALCHGNQTLNLVGYAWTLWKEQNALELIDSSIKSSCVVSEVLRCIHVSLLCVQQYPDDRPTMTSVIQMLGSEMKLVNPKEPGFFPTKISDQGKLSSNLKQETSNDELTITSLKGR; via the exons ATGaagtttattctttttctaaTGAGTTGCATAGTTCATAAACTATTTTTACCTTCTGAAACAGTTTTCATAGCAGCAGAGACTTCATCCCTTACACAATCCCAATCTCTCAGTAACAGAGAGACCTTAGTTTCCCCCGGTGGAATTTTTGAACTCGGTTTCTTCAACCTAGGAAATCCCAAAAAAAACTACCTCGGAATCTGGTATAAGAATATCCCTGTACAAAACATAGTATGGGTTGCAAACAGTGCCATCTCAATCAAGGACTCTTCAGCCATCTTGAAATTAAACAGTTCTGGCAATTTGGTCCTCACACAAAACAACACGGTTGTCTGGTGCACAAGTTCTGCAGAAAAGGCACAGAATCCAGTGGCAGAGCTCTTGGATTCTGGAAATCTTGTGAtaagagatgaaaatgaaaCTAAGGCAGAGACATATTTGTGGCAAAGCTTTGATCATCCATCTAATACATTGGTGCCAGGAATGAAGCTTGGATGGGACCTCAAAAGAAATCTTAATATTTTCCTGAAAGCTTGGAAAAGTGATGATGATCCGACACCAGGAGACTTATACTGGGGCGTTGTTCTGCATCCTTATCCTGAGATGTATATGATGAAGGGACCAAAAAAGCACTGGAGACTTGGGCCATGGAATGGTTTGCGTTTCAGTGGAAGGCCACTTAACACCATTCACCGTTACGAGTTTGTCTCCAACCAGGAAGAGGTTTATTTCAGATGGAGCCTCAAGGAAACTAATTCAGTGACAAAAGTGGTACTGAACCAAACTGCACAAGTGCGTCAACTTTATGTATGGTCAGAGAAATCATGGATTTGGTCTTCAACTATGCCAGATGACCACTGTGATCAATATGGAGTTTGTGGATCCAATACTTATTGCACCACTTCTGCATCAGCAACTTGTGGTTGCTTAAAAGGATTCAAGCCTAAGTCTCCTGAGAAATGGAACTCAATGGAATGGTCCCAAGGATGTGTCCTCACACATCCACTTAGCTGCAAAGACAAGTTGGGTGATAGTTTTTTCTTCATGGATGGCTTGAAAGTGCCGGATACTGAATATACGTTTGTGGATGAGACTATTGATTTAAAACAATGCAGAGCCAAGTGCATGAATAATTGTTCCTGCATGGCATAtaccaatttaaatataagtggAGCAGGCAGTGGCTGTGTCATGTGGTTTGGTGATTTATTTGACATCAAACTCTATTCAAATCCAGAAATGGGGCAGCGCCTATATATAAGGTCCAGTCCTACAAAATCAG AGTCTATCAGTAACAAGAACCCTGCAATAATATATGTAACCTCCATTGCTGCAACTTGTGGAGTGATGCTTGCTATTTATTTTGTCTACAGAAGGAAAACTTCAG ATAAGTCAAAGACAAAAGAGGACATTGAAAGACAGCTACGTGTTCTGGATGTGACTTTGTTTGATCTTTCTTCAATCAGAACCGCCACTAACAATTTTTCATTGAACAATAAGATTGGACAGGGTGGTTTTGGACCTGTATATAag GGAAAATTAGTGGATGATCGTGAAATTGCTGTGAAGAGACTTTCACAAAGCTCTGGACAAGGAATAACTGAGTTCATGACAGAAGTGAATGTGATAGCAAAGCTACAACACCGAAATCTTGTAAAGCTCCTTGGTTGTTGCTttcaaggaaaagaaaagttaCTAGTATATGAATACATGGTTAATGGCAGCCTAGACACCTTCCTTTTCG ataaAACAAAAGGTGAATTGCTGGAATGGCCCCAACGCTTGCACATAATATTTGGGATTGCCAGAGGGCTTTTGTATCTACATCAAGATTCCCAGTTGAGGATTATTCACAGAGATCTGAAAGCAAGTAATGTTTTACTTGACCAAAAGttaaatccaaaaatatcagATTTTGGAATGGCCAAGGCTTTTGGAGGAGACCAAATAGAAGGAAACACAAATAGAGTTGTTGGAACCTA TGGATACATGGCCCCAGAATACGCTGTTGATGGACTATATTCAATCAAATCGGACGTTTTCAGCTTTGGTATTTTGTTGTTGGAGATTATATGTGGCAACAAAAATAGAGCTCTCTGTCATGGAAACCAAACTCTGAACCTTGTTGGCTAT GCATGGACACTTTGGAAAGAGCAAAATGCTTTAGAATTGATTGACTCAAGCATAAAAAGCTCATGTGTTGTCTCAGAAGTACTTCGATGCATCCATGTTAGTCTGTTGTGCGTGCAACAATACCCGGATGATAGGCCTACCATGACATCGGTTATTCAAATGTTAGGGAGTGAAATGAAGCTGGTTAACCCAAAAGAGCCTGGTTTCTTTCCCACGAAGATTTCGGACCAAGGAAAATTAAGCTCAAATCTAAAACAAGAGACTTCAAATGATGAATTAACCATTACCTCATTAAAGGGCCGGTGA